The Biomphalaria glabrata chromosome 1, xgBioGlab47.1, whole genome shotgun sequence sequence gtatgaagcctctgtgtgagaaatggacttggtcttgtaagtctatatgtgtgttaactgcactggttgtattaagcctctgtgtgagaaatggacttggtcttgtaagtctatatgtgtgttaactgcactggttgtTGAAGCCTCTGTGTGAGTAATGGACTTGGTCTTGtaagtctatatgtgtgttaactgcactggttgtatgaagcctctgtgtgagaaatggacttggtcctgttagtctatatgtgtgttaactgcactggttgtatgaagcctctgtgtgagaaatggacttggtcctgtaagtctatatgtgtgttaactgcactggttgtatgaagcctctgtgtgagaaatggacttggtcttgtaagtctatatgtgtgttaactgcactggttgtatgaagcctctgtgtgagaaatggacttggtcttgtaagtctatatgtgtgttaactgcactggttgtattaaacctctgtgtgagaaatggacttggtcctgttagtctatatgtgtgttaactgcactggttgtatgaagcctctgtgtgagaaatggacttggtcttgtaagtctatatgtgtgttaactgcactggttgtatgaagcctctgtgtgagaaatggacttggtcttgtaagtctatatgtgtgttaactgcactggttgtatgaagcctctgtgtgagaaatggacttggtcctattagtctatatgtgtgttaactgcactggttgtatgaagcctctgtgtgagaaatggGCTTGGTCCTGttagtctatatgtgtgttaactgcactggttgtatgaagcctctgtgtgagaaatggGCTTGGTCCTAttagtctatatgtgtgttaactgcactggttgtatgaagcctctgtgtgagaaatggacttggtcctattagtctatatgtgtgttaactgcactggttgtatgaagcctctgtgtgagaaatggGCTTGGTCCTGttagtctatatgtgtgttaactgcactggttgtatcaagcctctgtgtgagaaatggacttggtcctgttagtctatatgtgtgttaactgcactggttgtatgaagcctctgtgtgaaaaatggacttggtcctgttagtctatatgtgtgttaactgcactggttgtatgaagcctctgtgtgagaaatggGCTTGGTCCTGttagtctatatgtgtgttaactgcactggttgtatgaagcctctgtgtgagaaatggacttggtcctgttagtctatatgtgtgttaactgcactggttgtatcaagcctctgtgtgagaaatggGATTGGTCCTGTTAatctatatgtgtgttaactgcactggttgtatgaagcctctgtgtgagaaatggacttggtcctattagtctatatgtgtgttaactgcactggttgtattaagcctctgtgtgagaaatggGCTTGGTCCTGttagtctatatgtgtgttaactgcactggttgtatgaagcctctgtgtgagaaatggacttggtcttgtaagtctatatgtgtgttaactgcactggttgtatgaagcctctgtgtgagaaatggacttggtcctgttagtctatatgtgtgttaactgcactggttgtatgaagcctctgtgtgagaaatggacttggtcttgtaagtctatatgtgtgttaactgcactggttgtatgaagcctctgtgtgagaaatggacTTGACTCCTGttagtctatatgtgtgttaactgcactggttgtatgaagcctctgtgtgagaaatggacttggtcttgtaagtctatatgtgtgttaactgcactggttgtatgaagcctctgtgtgagaaatggacttggtcttgtaagtctatatgtgtgttaactgcactggttgtatgaagcctctgtgtgagaaatggacttggtcttgtaagtctatatgtgtgttaactgcactggttgtatgaagcctctgtgtgagaaatggacttggtcttgtaagtctatatgtgtgttaactgcactggttgtattaagcctctgtgtgagaaatggacttggtcttgtaagtctatatgtgtgttaactgcactggttgtTGAAGCCTCTGTGTGAGTAATGGACTTGGTCTTGtaagtctatatgtgtgttaactgcactggttgtatgaagcctctgtgtgagaaatggacttggtcctgttagtctatatgtgtgttaactgcactggttgtatgaagcctctgtgtgagaaatggacttggtcctgtaagtctatatgtgtgttaactgcactggttgtatgaagcctctgtgtgagaaatggacttggtcttgtaagtctatatgtgtgttaactgcactggttgtatgaagcctctgtgtgagaaatggacttggtcttgtaagtctatatgtgtgttaactgcactggttgtattaaacctctgtgtgagaaatggacttggtcctgttagtctatatgtgtgttaactgcactggttgtatgaagcctctgtgtgagaaatggacttggtcttgtaagtctatatgtgtgttaactgcactggttgtatgaagcctctgtgtgagaaatggacttggtcttgtaagtctatatgtgtgttaactgcactggttgtatgaagcctctgtgtgagaaatggacTTAGTCGCCCAAGTTGATGTGGACTTATTAATAAAAGCTTCATAAAGGATTAGTGTCTGTTATACTATCTTTCCTCCATATTTAAAATTATGCAAAAATTGGACTGcgctgttgttttttaaattaataattttacttCAAGCAAGCCTCCATTAAACTTTCCGTGACACACAGGATCTCGACAACAGTGTGAATCAAAGGTCATTACTTTCGTGGTCAGCAGTTTTTTTACCATCTCAACAAGATGTCAGTCACTTATTAGAGCCTATTCCACTAACCCATCTTATAATTAATGTGAATGAAATATGCTACATGTTTTACAAGGTTGAATGAAATATATTCTTTACAATACAAAGCTACACACATAATAAATCAACTTCATGTCTAACAATTGTAAAGCAATAAACTGTAATCTTTCAGATTCAAAACCAACAGGGTTTTAAATGAACCTCTGGCAGTATGTGTCTTCGTGTTGCTCCTGTCACTGACTCTGCACGCCTATATACCAGTCAAGTATGCTGTCGTTAGTAAAAACAATTCTCACAGTATCACTGAGAGTCGGCTCGCCACAAGTCACGTGTCCCTCTTTAACGCGCTGACATCGACCTCTATGTAAGTTAGAAACATACATGTTTGACTTGAAGAAATGTGTTTATGTATTAATGTATGTGGATAACATTTTTGGGGGTTAAGAAAAGACTTTTCAACAAAAAAGATATCATTAAGTATGTCTCTTTATTATCCATGTCGGCTTTTTGTTAGACTAacactcagtggcgtagctaaagtGGCCGAGGAtagggtccaaatttgaaaatccacccTGGCTCCCATTTGAGAgggccccccaaatgagtgtccgaaatttgtttttacattaaatattacgccattatcttaTGTCATGATggtgaatgtcaaaatgcaggggcccccaaatccctagctacgtcactgctAACAGTTATGCCCCAGAAATTGTCACGAACAAGTTTTTGTAGACCCAACACTGTCACTCATAATACCATAGATTTAAACCCAATGCCTATTTACTTCTTAGTATCATCAGGTCAATATAATGATTTCTATAATCTTCTTACAAATgtagttttaataaaataattataatcatacacatcaaacaaaataaaatacattgtacaaAATCTACATATCTACTTTCGACTACTTATACTCTTTTACATTTCCTATGTATCCTATACAAAACTTCTATAATGTAGTAGCATGTACATGTATGTACATGCAACAATGATATACAATTCATTACAAATAGATTTGTTCATtgtacatattatgtgttctaggattttacatgtgatgctggtctGTAGGTACTGGTTAGGTAAGTAAGCTGTTAAAAAATCACAACAAGATTAATTGGATTGTTATTTCTTTCACCACTTTAGGTACTTGTTGATGTACACGCCCCTGATATTAGGCACCATCTCAAACCTCGTCATGTGTGTAGCCCTGCGACGCCACGCTCTAAACATGCGCCGCTCCTCGGCCACCCCTGGGACAAGCAAACGAAGAGACAGTCAAATGAGCACCGGGATCCTGGTCTCCACCTTTCTCTTCTTCACTCTGTCTCTGCCTTCTAATGTCAACCAGCTGGTCTCTTTACACGTGGACAACTATGGCGCTCTCAAGGCAGAGCAATATCTCTATCAAACGTAAGTTATGTCCCCTTCCACAGCTCTCTCCCGCTAACGGAAAGtcgaaacaaaatatattttagagcAATTCCATTTAACCTCTTCTTCGATGGAAATGTTTAAAtgccaggggcgtagctaggaattttcccatcatttggggggggggggggacggggggcttgacctctttgggggtccctgcattttgcgtaatatttagtatttaatgtaaaaaacactcaattGATGGCCCTCCTCAAGTGGGAGCCtctaggggggggggattttcgaattctcccccctcctccccccaccctagctacgccactgttaaaTGCATCGTTGAAACAGCACAGAAACATAAAACTATTCCCGAGAGAACTGCTTTGAATATCTGTCTCGTAGGAAAATGGACGACAATTATTCAATTGTGCTGGTTGCTTCTTGTGACGAAACAGTCCATGCCTGGAATGGCGCATATCTGATTTGTCAATAGTTTCTAAATGATAATGTTTCTGTCTTTTGAATCTGAGAGTTTTCTTCTACCCTGACCAAGACATCTAAGATTGTGTTTCTCTCTGCTTTGATTTAGTAAGTGCCTAGGTCAAAAGTTATCCCCATTGTGCCTGATCCTGGCCAATCTTTTTCTACCTGTTTGAATTGTTGAATTAGGTTGTTGTTGAATTAGGTTGTTGTTGAATTAGGTTGTTGTTGAATTAGGTTGTTGTTGAATTAGGTTGTTGTGGAATTAGGTTGTTGTTGAATTAGGTTGTTGTGGAATTAGGTTGTTGTGGAATTAGTTTGTTGTTGAATTAGGTTGTTAAAACAAACGTAAAAGCTAATTAAGCATTAGACAAAGTGTTAGGAATCTTTGACTAGCATGTCTGTAAACTAACCTCCCATCgctaacaaataaacaaatgattAAAGCcgatacataggcctacatcatcATGGGTTCCTGTCTATAAAACAAAAGGTGACCATGATTCAATCAACTATCATAGGTCGTCATAAATCTTtgcttcattttcttttatataaatgttgtgtgagttttctttgccttttttttttctttcttcttataaAAGGCTTCAAATTGCTCGTCGAAATTCAAAGTTGAAGAGATCTATGAAAAATAGAATAATCATCGACATGAGGACATGTgagcaaaataataacatggAGTCTCTAGATAGTGCACGGTTCGgacgtttgaaaaaaaaaaaagaggtgaaTGAAAATTGAGGTTAAATGTATTGACGAAACAATTCCTTATCTCAGTGATTCCCCAACTGGGCGTAAACATTAGCGCGACGACTGTACAAGTTTGAGAAGGCTTCCTAGTCATTTTTAGATTCTTTAAACTAGCTGGCATCAGAAAACATAAATTAAGATTACCAGGATCCCCAGTTTAGGCGGGACACTTGCGTCTTTCATAAAATATCCCTAATTAGGCCCCtaatctatttaaaaatctgctttaGATTATCACCATTTGATTAATATGTACTTTGAAAATTATCCAGTTCGGAGCTTTGTCCTCGACTCTTATGGAATGTTCGTGTATTGGTTTACTTGAGAATATGTAGAGTAATCAATGATGCTATTTAATTGTTACTTAagtcttgcaaaaaaaaaaacgtatctaaGTTTAacaactccacatttacaacaatatatctcaataatgaagacgttcatgggcgtagccagggggtggggtggggtggggttcaacattccccccccccactcacgaAATGAAATCCTCCcctgccgggggggggggtctgagcttagtgactaattttttgctttgattttgttttaggtgagattttaatactaaaccatcacttgtcccagcgcagccaatggtttttgagtttaaaaccccctaccaggacGTATAGCAGTTGAATccacctcttctataaaacaaaaacaaaaaaaaaaacaaaaaaaataacgcaaacgacaatccccaaatttcaAGAGTAtagaatttgattttaaaacctccTCCGAAATTAACGATATTTGACTATCCATTtttcagtcaccagattctataaGCGTTGCCAAGAGAGTTTTatgtttaacccccctcccccagcgGGGTTTGCAGCTCAAAACCACCTAATtcatataaaaagagcatattacacactcaaaattatatgagcgtagcaaaatggtgttttaaatttaaacctcTTCAGCGGGTTTGAAGCTAGAAAATACctcttaaatattaaaaaaaaaaggaaattacacgCACGAAATATagtgagcatagccaaaggggttttgagtttactctCCCCCCCCTTTCAGTGgcgtttgaagctaaaaaataccccTACAATATAAAAAAGACAGTTACTCAaatttctatgagcgtagtcaaaggggttttgagtttaccccccttTTCAGcgtggtttgatgctaaaaaatacctcttcaatttaaaattaagcaaatacacactaaaaattctatgagcctagccaagccaatggggggttttgagtttaaacccctcctcctccagagggctttttaaaagtataaaaccCCTCCAtgtagttttgagtttaaaatccccctacatagagttttgaggttgaaaacctctctcttcaatattattctaaatcaaactacagtcactaaattgataaattctatgaacgtagttaaaggggttttgaatttgttaaaaaaaaattcacagatttttttagtttaaaatcccccaacagatgattttgacgataaaacttcccttttcgatataaaatctaaagcaagctacagtcacctaattccaagagcgtggCTAAGAAAGGTTATACATTTCTactgtggctcaacaaagatggctaagacggattttaggattcagttatagagatcgggtctcaatcacggaaatcctatgccgaactgggagtcgaccccttagtaaggttgtgacagagcgtcgcatgaggtttgcgggacatgtctctgacaaaatgaattacgcataataagagttgcgatgacatggaggccattacgaggaaagcgcaaacagtgacatcctagtacaaacttggcgccacactatcgtggaggtcctcagagcaggtgggaagaggcttcagacattgccagtgacagttTTGTgtaaacagcttgccgcccaatgcgcctaAAGGCGAGGAAGAATATAATTAGGTAAGAAAAGCACATaagatttttgaaaaaaaaaacttttttaatatcAGGATAaagcactgtagatacctcagaatatgcatttagttagcttttaataccggaaatagtgcttggcactaactccaggaagaattCATTCTAGgatacaataaacgtcttccgaaagaaggGTTAGAATGTAATAGGGATTAACTATGTGCGtgtgcgcacacacacacatatattggcggggggggggggggggagaaaaatccctccccccccccctaaaaaaaatcctgggtacgccaattttcccactaactccaggagattgatttttttagtttttggcacatcggcacaatttaggccaagTCGTGACCGTAATCCCTCAAGGGTTACTCTCTCTCCCTTCATACCACAAGAGCTATATTATATAGTTAAACCATTAAAACCAAGGTCCATTCACAgctaaaatagtaaaggtagtaaacatttaataatttaatacaaatcttttgtaaatattatatgttcacgatttcacaaatcaaaccttcgcagacaaccccacctcccggacaaagcccagtaggCCTATACTGGccgtcggggggggggggggggagagacctCCCCCGAAAATAAATCTTGACTACGCCCATGAagatgttattttcttttttcgatgtcaaacaaataattaattacaagtaattaattgactaattggttagttttttttttttttaattgatttgtgATGGTTGGTCGCtatgctagccacatgacacagtcgttaaccgtgggccacagaaacatgagctttacatcatctggctggctgccatatagatcgcaaggacTGAAAAGggcaatttaattttttttaaagtcttgcATTTATcaaatttcaaatatattttttataacccATATTTCTACAGTTTATCCGGAGCATTCGTTGTTGTCCAAGTTGTCAGGGACCTAATGATATTTGTCTCGTTCACTTGTGCCAGTCCGTCTTTTCGACGTCATTTATTCAACATTGTTTCGTTGGCACTGGTGCGAAGGTAGGCAAAATTTTATAcgcagtagatctagatatatatagattctagacaaATATCCACTTTGTTGACTTTCGATCTATTCGATGCAGCttattgaataaataattttaaaaagggaGTAAGAATgtgagattttgaaataaataaattatacaatgtcaaggacgatatATTGAAACATCACAGTTGTCAGCTAGAGAGCAAAAATATTCACAACTCAATAGTGTAGATGTTATGTccttttttcaatatcaaacaaaataattaattgactaagtgGTTAATTTTTTAGTTGGTTCATTTTTGTCagataaataattgtttgaggtttcaacttgatcctagaatgggtgtgggagaaataatgtgtacaataaTCTAAACTAAAAGGGATCAATCCCCACATATTTACCCATGtctctgaatactgaaggaATAATTACCCtagttggtatcaaacaaaataatttattaccagtaaTATGAATGAATGGAggagaaaaagaaataagatCATCGTGTCAGGAGGTTGCTGAAAGATCATTGTCAGGAGGTTGCTGAAAGATCATCATGTCAGGAGGTTGCTAGAAGATCATCGTGTCAGGAGGTTGCTAGAAGATCATCATGTCAGGAGGTTGCTGGAAGATCATCATGTCAGGAGGTTGCTGAAAGATCATTGTGTCAGGAGGTTGCTGAAAGATCATTGTGTCAGGAGGTTGCTGAAAGATCA is a genomic window containing:
- the LOC129923916 gene encoding proto-oncogene Mas-like isoform X2 — encoded protein: MLDLRLQMVSRLVCAQGHPMSLVCLILSIVIFAKKSMRNSSTTFLIALNLAEAYSVATLAIFQACSFEKKCSDTWLYNQFKLYSTTYLGIASQRCVYVYNCLVAVQRCLVVAYPVKFKTNRVLNEPLAVCVFVLLLSLTLHAYIPVKYAVVSKNNSHSITESRLATSHVSLFNALTSTSMYLLMYTPLILGTISNLVMCVALRRHALNMRRSSATPGTSKRRDSQMSTGILVSTFLFFTLSLPSNVNQLVSLHVDNYGALKAEQYLYQTLQIARRNSKLKRSMKNRIIIDMRTCEQNNNMESLDSARFGRLKKKKEVNEN
- the LOC129923916 gene encoding proto-oncogene Mas-like isoform X1 yields the protein MLDLRLQMVSRLVCAQGHPMSLVCLILSIVIFAKKSMRNSSTTFLIALNLAEAYSVATLAIFQACSFEKKCSDTWLYNQFKLYSTTYLGIASQRCVYVYNCLVAVQRCLVVAYPVKFKTNRVLNEPLAVCVFVLLLSLTLHAYIPVKYAVVSKNNSHSITESRLATSHVSLFNALTSTSMYLLMYTPLILGTISNLVMCVALRRHALNMRRSSATPGTSKRRDSQMSTGILVSTFLFFTLSLPSNVNQLVSLHVDNYGALKAEQYLYQTLSGAFVVVQVVRDLMIFVSFTCASPSFRRHLFNIVSLALVRRQSSDPKEVSQSPATETSQLSIIMETKYKANHF